A window of Egibacteraceae bacterium genomic DNA:
GCGCGACACGAGCGCCGGCACGATCGCGGGCACCACGTGGTCGTAGGCGCCGCCGCCCGCGAAGCACACCGCGCCCTCGTGGTTCGCCGCGGCGAGCGCTGCGAGACGGCCGACGACCTCGTCCTCGCTCAGCCCTTCGGGCAGGTCGATGGCGGCGCCGGCGCGGGCGCGGACGGCTTCGGGCAGGTGCTCGAACAGCGCGGGGAGCGACGGCTTGCCGACGACCTCGAGCATCGCGGCGACGTCGTCGGCGGTATGGGGGGCGAAGCGCACAGGGCCGACTCCTCCTGGTTCGAACGAAAGCCCCGCAACCTAGCCTAGTCTGCGCCCCCCGGCACGCGAGCGCTCAGGCAGGGCGGGCGACAGACGGGCGACATGCCTCCGGCGGCGGTCGCCCGCTCTCAGCCGCCGGCCTGGCTGCGCCGGGCGCCCCCCCGGCGGCCCGTGACGGGCGGGACTGCCCGCTCGGCCGGCAGCTCGGTGATCCGCGCTTCGAGCTCCTCGTAGAGGGGCGCGACGGCGATGGCGAACACGCCCTGGCCGCGGCTGATGAGGTCGATGATCTGGCGGTTGTCGTCGAGGGCGTAGACCTTTCGGCCGTCGCTCATGAGCGTCAGGTGCTTGAGCGACAAACCCCGCTCACGGACGAACTCGATCGCCTGGCGGATGCGCTGGAGGCTCACGCCGGTGTCGAGCAGGCCCTTGATGACCTTCAGCTGGACGATGTCGTCGAAGGAGTACAGGCGCTGGGATCCCGATCCCTCCGCGCCACGCACCGAGGGAGTGACGAGGCCGGTCGTCGTCCAGTAGTCGAGCTGGCGGTAGCTGATGCCGGCGATCTTGCAGACCGCCGGGCCCCGGTAGCCGGTCTGCGCGTCCTCGAGACCGGGCAGGGGGATGTCGCGCAGGTAGCGGTTGGGGCGCGGCGTGGGCACGAGCCGTTCCTTCGCTCGGTTGCGGCTCGGACGCGGTCACCTCGGGTCGCCGACGGCACCCTCACCGTCCGAGTATTTCACCGCCGTGATTACGCGGGCCATCACCGTAGGGCAACCGGCGGGACGGGTCAATGCGGCGAGCGGTTTTCCGGCGGTGGGACGGGACGGAGTGCTGGGCAGGCGCCGTGCGCGAGCCGGGACCGCGGCCTACCGGAAGTCCTCGGGGCTCACCTGGTCGAGGAACTCTTTGAAGCGCTCGACCTCGTCCTCGTCCTCGTCC
This region includes:
- a CDS encoding MerR family transcriptional regulator, whose amino-acid sequence is MPTPRPNRYLRDIPLPGLEDAQTGYRGPAVCKIAGISYRQLDYWTTTGLVTPSVRGAEGSGSQRLYSFDDIVQLKVIKGLLDTGVSLQRIRQAIEFVRERGLSLKHLTLMSDGRKVYALDDNRQIIDLISRGQGVFAIAVAPLYEELEARITELPAERAVPPVTGRRGGARRSQAGG